One Serratia liquefaciens genomic window, AACGCTGGTGCACCAGCAGGGATTACTGCACCGGGCGTTTTCAATTTTTATTTTTGACAGCCAGGGCCGACTGCTGCTGCAACAGCGGGCTTTCAGTAAATACCATTCTGCCGGGTTGTGGACCAACACCTGCTGCGGTCACCCGCGTTGGGGTGAAGCGACGCAGGCGGCCGCACAGCGGCGGTTACAGGAAGAGATGGGCTTTTGCACTGAGCTACTGAAGGTATCGAGTTTTACCTACCGCGCGGAAGTGCCAGGCGATTTAATTGAGCACGAATTTGATCATATTTACGTGGGCTTGTTTGACGGTGAACCGCAAGAGGATCCTGAAGAAGCCCACAGCTGGTTGTGGGTCGATATTCGGCAATTAACCCAGGAGCTAAAAAATGACCCTGATAAATTTACCGTTTGGTTTCGCAGCATAATGAATAATATCGACGCCGCTGAGATTGACCGTTGGAGACAGTTGGTCTCCCGTTAAATTGCCCCCGAACCGATAAACGACAAAAGCCCGCCGGCATTCGCATACCGGCGGGCGTTCTTATTTTGTTTGTCGCATTCTTACAGCGTCGGGTAGTCGGTGTAACCCTCAGCACCGCCGCCATAGAAGGTTTCTGGCTGAGGTTCGTTTAGCGCAGCATTTTGCTTCAAGCGCTCTACCAGATCTGGGTTGGCGATATAGCTACGACCGAAGGCCACCGCATCGATAAAGCCTTTGTTGATCAGCTCTTCTGCTTTCTCGGCGGTATAAGCGCCGGCACCGACGATGACGCCTTTAAAGTGGGCGCGCACCGAGTCACGGAAGGCGTCAGAATAAGGCTTGCCGCCGGCCCAGTCGGGCTCGGAAATGTGCAGGAAAGCGATATTGCGCTTGTTCAGCTCTTCCACCAGATACAGCGCCGCTTCTTCCTGATCTTCCCCGTTATCCAGGCCGTTGAACGGACCCAGCGGTGAAATACGGATGCCAATGTGTTCTGAACCCCATTCGGCGATGCTTGCGTCAACCACTTCCAAAGTCAGGCGAGTGCGGTTTTCGATGCTACCGCCGTATTGGTCGATACGTTGGTTAGACGCCGGCGACATAAACTGGTGCAGCAGATAGCCGTGCGCCGCGTGCAGTTCGATAAAATCAAAGCCGGCTTCACGCGCGTTGGCGGTGGCCTGACGGAAATCATTAATGATCCCCGGGATCTCTTCGGTTTCCAGCGCTCGTGGGGTAGAGGTCGGCACTCGTACCCAGGCACCGGTTTCGTCACGTACGGTGGTGCGGGTGTCGGCATTGATCGCAGAAGGGGCCACCGGTGCCTGCTGGCCCGGTTGCAGGCTGTTGTGGGAAATACGGCCCACGTGCCACAGTTGAACGGCGATATGGCCATTCTTATCGTGTACCGCCTGGGTGATTTTTTTCCACGCGGCGATCTGCTCTGGGGTGTGCAGCCCCGGAGCGCCGGCATAGCCTTTCGCCTGGAAAGAAATCTGAGTGGCTTCAGTGACGATCAGGCCGGCACTGGCGCGCTGAGCATAATATTCGCCCATTAACGGAGTAGGGATATCGCCGGGCTCAATGCTGCGCAGCCGCGTCAGTGGGGCCATAAACACGCGGTTTGGCAGGGTGACAGCGCCAACCTTCAACGGGGAGAACAGCTTTTCAATCTTCATAGTGCATCCTATATTAATAGACCGGTCGACTAGTAATGAGATAAAACCGCCCCGCAGGGCAAGTTTCGATAAAATCAGGGTGTTTCGTTTAAGGTTGCGGTGGACGCAACAGCAATTCAATACTTTCCAGCGCGCTGGTCAACGGAGCGACCGAACGGCGGATTTTGGCACGCAGCGAAGCGCCAAGCCACAGCGAATACAGCGTTTCTGCTGTTGCTGCCGGGCTCATGGCAATCGACAGGGCGCCTTCACGGATACCGCGTTCAATCGCATCCTGCAGGTGAGCAATCACCCGGGCGGTTCCGGTTTCCAACGCATGCCGCATTGGCTCTGACAAATCACTCACCTCGGCGGAAAGCTTCACCGCCAGGCAGGCATTGTGGCATTCGCTACGGCAGTGGTAGCTGATTGCCTGGGCGTAATAGCTCAGCAACTGATGACGCGCATCGCTCTTATCGTCGGCAAACAGCTGTTTCATTTCCGCATCGTAATGCTCGAAATAACGCTGCAGCATCGCTTCTCCAAAGGCTTCCTTCGAACGGAAGTAGTGGTAGAACGAGCCTTTCGGCACCCCGGCCGTGTTCAACAGCTCGCTTAAGCCCATCCCGGTAAAACCAAGGCGCAGGCTGAGCGTCTCGCCGGTGGCGAGCAAATGTTCACGGGTGTCTGTCGGGCAATGCGCATGTTTAGTCATAATGGTTGTCAGCATAATAGACCGATCGGTCTAGGTCAAGAGCAATAAAAAAAACCGGCGTTAGGACGCCGGTTGCGATGAAAGGTATTTTGCCCGAGCAGGGTGAAGAAGTTAAGTCTTTATGCCCCGCTGCGGCAGCGTTGCAGGATGTCCAACTGCGGCTGATACTCGCGAGTTTGCACGTTCAACATACCGAGCATGGTATGGAACAGGTTGTCCTGCGACACCTCGTCTTTTTCCGCCAGGGTGTTCAGGCACTGACGATCAACTTTGAAGTTGCGCTCATAGTCCGCAGACATCCACATCAGGAAGGGCACGTGGGTCTGCTGGCTTGGGGCGAAGACATAGGGCGTGCCGTGCAGGTACATGCCGTTTTCACCCAATGATTCGCCGTGGTCGGAAAGGTACACCAGCGCCGTGTTGAACTTGTCGCTGTACTGCTGCAGCAGCTTGATGGTGTCGTCGAGCATGGCATCGGTATACAGCAGAGAGTTGTCATAGGTATTGACCAACTGCTCGTGGGTGCAATCCTGAATCTGATTGCTGTCGCAGGTCGGCGAGAACTTCTGGAACTCTGGCGTACTGCGGCGGTAATAGGCCGGCCCGTGGCTGCCCATCTGATGCAGTACGATCACGCCGTCGTCTTTCAGGCTGTTGATGTAGTCGTTCAGCTTGTACAGCAACACATTATCCATGCACACATCACCGTCGCAATCCTGCGGCAGTTTCAGCTTGGTCATGTCTACGTGCGGTACGCGATCGCAGGCACCTTTGCAGCCACCGTCATTTTCACGCCACAGCACGTTAACACCGGCATGGGCCAGTACGTCTAGTACGCCTTCCTGATGCGTAGCCAGAGTCGCATCGTAATCCTTGCGCGGCATGTTGGAGAACATGCAGGGGACGGATATGGCGGTTTCGGTGCCACAGGAGCTGGCGTTTTTAAAGTAGGTCACATTGTCTTGTTTCAGGCGCGGGTTGGTTTCGCGGCCATAGCCTCCGAGCGAGAAATTCTCGGCGCGCGCCGTTTCGCCCACCACCAGGATCACCAGGGTTTTCTTTTGCTGTGAGGCTATCAGCGGTCCTTTGCGAGCATCTTCACCGATTTTCACCAGCGGCAGGTTACGGGTGAAGTACCGTTGCTGGGTAAACTTGATGGTGCCGGCGACAAAGTTAGAAGGCGTCAGCATTTTCACTACGCTTTTGTTATTGCGGATCAGCGAAGCGTAGTCCTTATAAAACAGCGCGGCGATAATCAGGATCACCACCACGGAAAGCATCACGTTGGCGGCTCGCAGCCCGGCCATGTACCACCAGGGGCGGGTTTTCCGGATCTCGGTGAAGCAGACCACCACCGCCGGAACAATACCGAGCAACACCAGCCACAGCCCCATGCGAGGTGTCAGCAGTGCCGTGGCCTCCTGCGGGTTGGTCTCGAAGGCGTTCTGCATCATGTTGCCGTCGATGACCACGCCATAGCTGAACATAAAGTAGTTGGCGGCCGCGCTGCCGAGCAGGAAGAAAATCATCAGCGGTTTGCGCAGGAAGGGCACGGTCAGCACGCTGAAGATGATATTCAACGCGCAAAAAATCACGACCGGCATGGTGGCCGCGAAAATAACGCTGTGGACGTTATCGAAGCTGATATACGACCAGGCCTTATGAAGGAATAACGCGTTCTGGAACAGAGTGAAGAACAAGGCGCTGGCGAGGATAAAACCCAGGCTGTTGCACTGTAAGCGTTGACGTAACCACATTGCCAAATCTAAGTCCTGCTATTAAGTAATGCGCTGAAATTTACAGGATGAAACTTAAGAAAACCTTAGAGATTCAGAATGGTGGCGGAGTCGTTCAGTTTTGGTTTAGAAATAAGGTCGCCAGACCGGGGGTCGGTCTGGCGATGCGATCAGTAAGCGGCGGTAAATTGCGCTTTGATAAACTGCGGCTTTTCAATTTCGTCGATGATGGCGACCGACAGATCTTCCACCGAGATACCGGCTGGCGCCTGGCCGTTCATCAACAGCTGGGTGGTGCCGAGGCGGAACTGGCCGGTGCGCTTGCCGGGCTCCAGTAGGGCGGCTGGCGACAAATAGGTCCAGTCGAGGGACGAGTCGTTGCGCAGTTTGTTGCGTAAATCACGCACTGCACGAGCACCTGGACGGATATTTTCCGGGAATTCCGGCGTGTCTACCAATTCAACGCCCGGCGCGACCTCCAGACTGCCGGCACCTCCCACCACCAACAGGCGTTTAACACCGGCTTTTTTAACCGCGTCCAGGATTTGCTGTGCGCCCCGGCTGGTTTTTTCGTAGAGGTTATCTTCCGCCCAGCCTGGGTTATAAGCGCTGATCACCGCGTCCTGCCCGGACAGCTGTTTCGCCAGCCATTCGGTATCGGCGACGTCGCCCAAAGCTATGCTCAGGTTGGCGTTCTCCGGCAGGTCTTTTTGCTGACGGGCAATCGCCGTAACTTGCAGTCCACGCGCCAGCGCTTCGTCCAGCACGCGGCGGCCTACAAAACCTGTTGCTCCAATAATGGCTACTTTCATCTGTTTGCTCCTGTCAGGAAGGGATTCAATGTTATCTCTCTGCTCAGGCTGACCTGAGCGGCTATAGACACTGTAGTACTTAACAATCGAGCTGATTAGTGCCATATTCATGCTTTCTTGATTAAGTAAAACTTCATAATCATGGATAAATTGAATCGAATGGCGGTATTCGCCACCGTAGTGGCGGAAGGTTCGCTGGCCGGTGCCGCACGGCGGCTGGGCATGACGCCGTCGGCGGTCAGTCAGCATATGCGGTCGCTGGAGAAAACGCTGGGGGTGCCGTTGTTGCATCGGTCCACGCGGCGCCTGGCCCTCACCGAGGCAGGGGCGGCCTTCTATCCCGGCTGTGAAGCCATGCTGTTTCAGGCGCAACAGGCGGAACAGCGTCTGGCGGAACTGCGCGATACGCTGGTGGGGGAATTGCGCATCGCGACGACCATCGGTATCGGTGGTCGCCCGTTGGCGGAGGCGCTGGCGCCGCTGTTGCAGGCTCACCCCAAACTGACGCTGAAGGTGCTGGCAGACGACCGGATCGTCGATATGATCGATCAGCGTATCGATATCGCACTGCGGGTGAATCGCCAACTGGCGGATGCCAATATGATCGCCCACCCGCTGGCCGAGTGGCCAATGGTGCTGTGTGCCGCTCCTCGCTATCTCAGCCAGCATGGTGTGCCGGAGACACCGCAAGACCTGGTGCAACACCGGTGGATCTCGGGGGTTTTCAGCGGCGCGTATCTGGAGCTGCACCACCAGAGCGGCCAGCAGCTTAAATTGCGTCTGTCGGAAGGGCAAATCGTCAGCGACAACATGACCGTAATACGCGCGTTTACCCGCAGCGGTCTGGGGATCTCGAGTCAGCCTTTATACGAAATTGAAGATGAACTGCAACGCGGCGAGCTGATTCAACTGATGCCAGAATGGCGCCCGGTAGCGTCGCGGCTGCATGCGATGACGCTCGAACGGGCAATGCCGGAGAAAAATCGTCAGGCGCTACGTTACTTACGCGACTATTTTCGGCGCCATACCGAAAAGTCACTTGCCAGCGGCGCCAATGGCGTCTTCAATTAGCAAGAGACAGCAGGAGGACGCGTGCCGCAGCAGCTTGAGTTTTTTGACATCCCCAGCCCCTGTCGTGGCATCTGTCAGGCCGACGATCGAGGTTTTTGCCGTGGCTGCTTGCGCAGCCGCGAGGAACGTTTTGGCTGGATGCAAATGAGCGATGCGCAAAAGCGGGACGTATTGCGTCTGTGCCACCAACGCTTCCTGCGTCTGCAGCGAGCCAACAAACAGCCTGAAGAACCGCAACCCGAACAGCCGTCGCTATTTTGACCGGTAGCCGATCCGCCGCACGTTAGCGCGGCTTTCCCCTTTCCACGTCGTTATCCGCTTGTGTATGCTGGCATCAAACACTGTCATGAGGTTTCAATAATGGTAAACCGTATTCAACTCGCGCCGCAGGGGCCTGAATTTTCCCGCATGATTTGCGGATACTGGCGTTTGATGGAGTGGGGCATGTCGCCACAACAGCTGTTGGCGTTCATTGAGCAGCATATCGAGCTGGGCGTGACCACTGCCGATCACGCGGATATTTACGGCGGCTATGCCTGCGAACAGGCTTTTGGCGAAGCGATGCGTTTGAAGCCGTCATTGCGCCAGTCGATGGAGCTGGTGTCCAAATGCGGTATCGCCACTACGGCCAAACCGGGCAACGCCATCGGCCATTACATCACCGACCGCGAACATATCGTTTACAGCGCGGAACGTTCGTTGGCACATCTTCATACCGACTATCTTGACCTGTTGTTGATCCACCGCCCGGATCCGCTGATGGATGCCGATGAGGTCGCCGAGGCCTTTGTGTCTCTGCACCAAAGTGGCAAAGTGCGCCACTTCGGTGTTTCCAACTTCACACCGGCGCAATTTACGTTGCTGCAATCGCGGCTGCCATTCTCGTTGGTGACCAATCAACTGGAGATTTCACCGATTCACCAGCCGAGTATCCTGGATGGATCGCTGGATCAGTGCCAGCAGTTGCGCATCAAGCCGATGGCCTGGTCTTGTCTGGGGGGCGGACGTCTGTTCAGCGACGCCGAGTTCCAGCCGCTGCGCGATGAGTTGCAGGCGGTGGCGAAGGAAATAGGGGCCGACACTATCGAACAGGTGGTCTACGCCTGGGTGATGCGACTGCCGTCGGCACCGTTGCCGATTATCGGCTCCGGCAAGATTGAACGCGTGCGTTCGGCATTGAAGGCGCAGCAATTGACGCTGGATCGTCAACAGTGGTTCCGTATCCGCAAAGCAGCGCTGGGTTACGACGTACCTTAAGCGGCACGATAAAACGGGCAGCCTCGGCCGCCCGTTTTTAACGTTAATGCCCCGGTGTTCAGGCCAGTACCACTTGGCCGTCCGACAGGCTATCGAATCCGATCCCAACTAAAGTGACCGTATTGCCGCCAAAGTTAAACACCAGGTTGTCGTTCACCTCGGAAACAAAATCGCGATAATTACCGCCCGAGCTGCTGCCTTCGGTACCGATAAACACCAGCTTATCCTGCGCCTGATAACCGTAAATCAGATCCTGACCGAAGTCGCCGCTGAACAGGAAGGTATTGCTGCCACCCTGGCTGTGCATAACGTCGTTACCCGCGCCGCCGACGAACACGTCATTGCCTTTGCCGCCAAACAGCTGGTCATTTCCCTCCAAACCGAAGAGCCAGGAGCCGGACTCTTTAGCAGTCAGAACGTCATCGGCCGCGGTGCCGTTTGCCGAACTGGCATAGGCGGTCAGCCCCTTGGTGGAAAGCAAGCCGTTGTCGGTCACCTGGTGATCAACCTCTTTGGTGAAAATCAACAGTGACGACTCTTTGCTTTTCAGCGTGCCGATCGAGTTAGCCAGGGTGATGCCACCGTCAGCATCGCGCAAATAGAGCGTATTGCCGTCGTACGCGACCTCGGTGTTTTTCAATGCATGCTGCAAATCCAGGGTGTTATGGCCTTCACCGCCGGAAATAATATTAAAACCGCCATCGTCACGGAATGTGTCATTGCCGGCACGGCCCTCGAGATAATCATTTCCAGTGCCGCCCTTGATAAGGTCATTGCCGTCGCTGCCGACAATAAAGGTTGGGCCGCTGTGTTGCTCGGCGTTGCGGTTGAGGTCTTCCACCCAGGTATTGCCGCGGGTGACGTCAGAAAGGTTGGAAACGATCACCGTCGAGTCTTTGCTGGTCAGCGAGTAGAACTCTGAATTCAATACCCGCATCAACCCGTCCTGATAAAAGAACGGCAGGTGAGATAACCAGGTTGGAATATTGAGGATCGAGAAGAGCAGAATATTCCAGGCGGCGGAGGCATAGTGGTCGTTGAAATTAACGATGTTGTTGGTGGCGGAGTCTTGCGGTGCGTCATGTACGCCCAGCGTTGCAGAGGTGCGCGTTGTACCGTCCAACGCGCGGAATACCGGGTCATTTTCGTAACCGACGTTAATCACTTTGCCGCCGGTTTCGTATTGGGTAGGAGAAGCAAAGGCGACATAGTTGGACTGCGCATAGAAGCCCCCCCAATTGCCGTCGCTGAGCGCCGCCATGCTGTTCACGGCCAGGCCGCCGAGGCTATGGCCACTGATGGTAATGTCATCCCCACTCAGCCCGTGCGCCTGGGCGAACTTGGCCACATCCCCCAGCAGGGTGCCGAAGGCTTTCAGACTGTAGTTATCGGCATAGCCATTCGGGCCGAAACCGGCCAGCAGGTCATTGACCAAATCGCCGATGGTATCGGTGATCAGAGATTCGCGCGGGCCGCTGGTGCCGCGAAAAGCAATGCCGATGCCGGTGAGATTACCCTCGCTGTCGTATTTTCCCAGCACTTCAGCCTGTGCCGTGGTGTAGCCGAACGTTTCACCGTAATAGGTGCCGCGGGCATCCGTTTTGCCCTGATAGCCTAGTTGGTCTGCGCTTATCAATGACCAGCCAGCGTTATTTACCGCTGCCAGCGCCGCTTGTTCCGAGTCGGGATTCCAGGGAATACCGGGTAGGCCACCCTGAGATTGCGTGCTGCCTATCAGCGCGGTCACCAGCGTGAAGGGCAAGCCCAGGCCAAAACCGGAGCTGTGATAGCCCTCGTCAAAACCATTATCGATATTGTGATAGGCGTAGGTGGAAATCGCCATGGCGTCGGTAAATAACGTTTTGGATTTCGCCTCATCGAGACCTTGATAATTAAAGATTCCCATATCAGTTCCTTATGAATTTGCTGCATTGCCGGGTTAATCTTTGGGTAGCTGTTGCAGCGAGTGTAGGTGAACAGAGTACGCCAAATGCCAGCTGGTCAGAGGACTGACATCGGTAGAATTATTATTAGTACTAATTATTGAGAATGCGAATTTGATCGACAAAATTGTGTGTGTTTTGAGCGGTGACGCCGCACATTCCCCTATACTTGAACACTCACAGAGACTTCAAGGAGATTGATTGATGAAACATTATTGGTATGCGGCCTTCGGTCTGATGGCCTGCGGAGTCGCTCAGGCGGCAACCGTGGATGTTGACATGAATCTGGTGACCGGACAGGGAATTGGTCAGGATATTGGCAAGGTGACGATCAGCGAAACCCCTTATGGGTTGTTGTTTACACCGCAACTTAAAGCCTTACCGGCCGGTGTGCACGGCTTTCACGTTCATGAGAACGGCAGCTGCGAACCAGGCATGAAGGACGGCAAGGCCGTCGCGGCGTTGGCGGCCGGCGGACATCTTGACCCGCAAAAAACCGGTAAGCACCTTGGACCGTATGCCGACGGTCATTTGGGCGATTTGCCGGCCATTTACGTGACCGACGACGGCATGGCCAGCTATCCGGTACTGGCACCTCGGCTGAAGAAAATCAGTGAAATCAGCGGCAAGGCACTGATGGTGCACGCCGGTGGCGATAATCACTCCGATCATCCCAAACCCCTGGGTGGCGGAGGCGAACGCTTCGCCTGCGGCGTGATTAAGTCATAACATCAGTTAGCGGGCGGTGGATGTCGCCGCTGCGCTATCAACAGGGGCAATCGCCTGCTGTAGCTGCTGCAGCGAACAGTAAAGCCGCCAAATCAAACCTGCCAGATCGCGCGCCGCCTGTTCAGGGTGGTGCGCCAGAGTATTGCTCATTCGCTGCAGTTCTTGCAGGCTGGCGTCCAGCGAACGGTGCTGCACGCCTTTCTCCGTCATGATACCCCGCAGGCAGTGAATACAGACGTCTCGCACCGCGGAGAGTGGATCGGATCGGGTTTGCCAGTCACGCAGTTGCCAAACGATATGGCTGCAATTGAGCAGCACCACGCCCCAGCGCAATAACCAGCTGCGCGCTTCTTGATCCTGACTTTGATTCAGTTGGCTGATGCGGTGGTAAATCAACGATTCAAACTGGCTCTCGCTTTGCTGCGGCTTTTTGCTTAGCTGATCGATAAAGTCGCGCCGCAGAGCGCGGATAATGCGCCGGCTTTTGCGCTTGTCCGAGCTGGGCCGCAAGATCTGGAATGCCAGACCCGCCAGCAATACCCCGACAATTTTGCCGATGCTGTCATTGATAAAGGACTGGTAATCGTAGCTCGGTGGATTGGTGACGGAGAGAAAAGAGCCCATAAATACGATCAGTTGGCCCCAGAGTGCTGCGTAGGAGGGGTGTTGCAGCTTGAACATCTGCATTGTCACCAGCACCGGGAACAGAAAGGCGCAGAACAGCCAAAAATCATCAATTTGAATCATCAGGCCAAATTTCACAACAAAGCAGGCTATCGACAGCAAAAGCACCGCTTTCAGCAGGGTGGTGATGCTGCTGATGGGGGACGGCGTGGAAGAGTAGAGCACGCAGCTGATGGCGATCAGCGTCAGGGCCGAGCTGCCTGCGTCCCATTGGGTGTTAATCCAGTAAGCGCAACCGATGACAATGCATAAAAAGGTGCGCAGGCCGTTATAGGCTGCTTCGTAGCTGTCGGTGTGGCGAGCCAAAGAGGTCGCTCGGGGCGGCTGGATATTGCTGACCGGCGTGGCGCTTTCCAGGCGCTGCAACCAGCGACTGGCGCCCAGATACAGCCAACAGAAATGGCGCAGACGCAGCCAGAAGGCGCGATGGCGGTAATCAGCAGGATCTTGCGGCGCGATTTGCTGCAAAAGACGCGCCAAACG contains:
- the idi gene encoding isopentenyl-diphosphate Delta-isomerase; its protein translation is MDEMLILVDAEDNSVGSQTKTLVHQQGLLHRAFSIFIFDSQGRLLLQQRAFSKYHSAGLWTNTCCGHPRWGEATQAAAQRRLQEEMGFCTELLKVSSFTYRAEVPGDLIEHEFDHIYVGLFDGEPQEDPEEAHSWLWVDIRQLTQELKNDPDKFTVWFRSIMNNIDAAEIDRWRQLVSR
- a CDS encoding FUSC family protein, whose translation is MNLPFLEWKRTPWGKATGGQWRYALRNSLAMCLSLWVAFVLNLDEPYWALTSAAVVSFPTVGGVISKSIGRVFGSLVGAAASVAIAGHCLNDPWLFTLFIAAWIGLCTYISNHYQNNVSYAFALAGYTAAIIAFSTVNVTDTQQIFDIAQARVCEVITGILCGGLMMMILPSTSDGEALLTSLRRMHLRLLEHAAMLWQPEITVQMRTSHEGVIGQILTMNLLRIQAFWSHYRLRRQNNLLNYMLHQQLRITSVISSLRRMLLNWPDRPANLASVLDQLLTELRNPETDKYRLARLLQQIAPQDPADYRHRAFWLRLRHFCWLYLGASRWLQRLESATPVSNIQPPRATSLARHTDSYEAAYNGLRTFLCIVIGCAYWINTQWDAGSSALTLIAISCVLYSSTPSPISSITTLLKAVLLLSIACFVVKFGLMIQIDDFWLFCAFLFPVLVTMQMFKLQHPSYAALWGQLIVFMGSFLSVTNPPSYDYQSFINDSIGKIVGVLLAGLAFQILRPSSDKRKSRRIIRALRRDFIDQLSKKPQQSESQFESLIYHRISQLNQSQDQEARSWLLRWGVVLLNCSHIVWQLRDWQTRSDPLSAVRDVCIHCLRGIMTEKGVQHRSLDASLQELQRMSNTLAHHPEQAARDLAGLIWRLYCSLQQLQQAIAPVDSAAATSTAR
- a CDS encoding DUF1289 domain-containing protein; protein product: MPQQLEFFDIPSPCRGICQADDRGFCRGCLRSREERFGWMQMSDAQKRDVLRLCHQRFLRLQRANKQPEEPQPEQPSLF
- a CDS encoding NAD(P)-dependent oxidoreductase, which codes for MKVAIIGATGFVGRRVLDEALARGLQVTAIARQQKDLPENANLSIALGDVADTEWLAKQLSGQDAVISAYNPGWAEDNLYEKTSRGAQQILDAVKKAGVKRLLVVGGAGSLEVAPGVELVDTPEFPENIRPGARAVRDLRNKLRNDSSLDWTYLSPAALLEPGKRTGQFRLGTTQLLMNGQAPAGISVEDLSVAIIDEIEKPQFIKAQFTAAY
- the eptA gene encoding phosphoethanolamine transferase EptA, with the protein product MWLRQRLQCNSLGFILASALFFTLFQNALFLHKAWSYISFDNVHSVIFAATMPVVIFCALNIIFSVLTVPFLRKPLMIFFLLGSAAANYFMFSYGVVIDGNMMQNAFETNPQEATALLTPRMGLWLVLLGIVPAVVVCFTEIRKTRPWWYMAGLRAANVMLSVVVILIIAALFYKDYASLIRNNKSVVKMLTPSNFVAGTIKFTQQRYFTRNLPLVKIGEDARKGPLIASQQKKTLVILVVGETARAENFSLGGYGRETNPRLKQDNVTYFKNASSCGTETAISVPCMFSNMPRKDYDATLATHQEGVLDVLAHAGVNVLWRENDGGCKGACDRVPHVDMTKLKLPQDCDGDVCMDNVLLYKLNDYINSLKDDGVIVLHQMGSHGPAYYRRSTPEFQKFSPTCDSNQIQDCTHEQLVNTYDNSLLYTDAMLDDTIKLLQQYSDKFNTALVYLSDHGESLGENGMYLHGTPYVFAPSQQTHVPFLMWMSADYERNFKVDRQCLNTLAEKDEVSQDNLFHTMLGMLNVQTREYQPQLDILQRCRSGA
- a CDS encoding TetR/AcrR family transcriptional regulator, with the translated sequence MLTTIMTKHAHCPTDTREHLLATGETLSLRLGFTGMGLSELLNTAGVPKGSFYHYFRSKEAFGEAMLQRYFEHYDAEMKQLFADDKSDARHQLLSYYAQAISYHCRSECHNACLAVKLSAEVSDLSEPMRHALETGTARVIAHLQDAIERGIREGALSIAMSPAATAETLYSLWLGASLRAKIRRSVAPLTSALESIELLLRPPQP
- a CDS encoding alkene reductase produces the protein MKIEKLFSPLKVGAVTLPNRVFMAPLTRLRSIEPGDIPTPLMGEYYAQRASAGLIVTEATQISFQAKGYAGAPGLHTPEQIAAWKKITQAVHDKNGHIAVQLWHVGRISHNSLQPGQQAPVAPSAINADTRTTVRDETGAWVRVPTSTPRALETEEIPGIINDFRQATANAREAGFDFIELHAAHGYLLHQFMSPASNQRIDQYGGSIENRTRLTLEVVDASIAEWGSEHIGIRISPLGPFNGLDNGEDQEEAALYLVEELNKRNIAFLHISEPDWAGGKPYSDAFRDSVRAHFKGVIVGAGAYTAEKAEELINKGFIDAVAFGRSYIANPDLVERLKQNAALNEPQPETFYGGGAEGYTDYPTL
- the sodC gene encoding superoxide dismutase family protein; this translates as MKHYWYAAFGLMACGVAQAATVDVDMNLVTGQGIGQDIGKVTISETPYGLLFTPQLKALPAGVHGFHVHENGSCEPGMKDGKAVAALAAGGHLDPQKTGKHLGPYADGHLGDLPAIYVTDDGMASYPVLAPRLKKISEISGKALMVHAGGDNHSDHPKPLGGGGERFACGVIKS
- a CDS encoding LysR substrate-binding domain-containing protein, giving the protein MDKLNRMAVFATVVAEGSLAGAARRLGMTPSAVSQHMRSLEKTLGVPLLHRSTRRLALTEAGAAFYPGCEAMLFQAQQAEQRLAELRDTLVGELRIATTIGIGGRPLAEALAPLLQAHPKLTLKVLADDRIVDMIDQRIDIALRVNRQLADANMIAHPLAEWPMVLCAAPRYLSQHGVPETPQDLVQHRWISGVFSGAYLELHHQSGQQLKLRLSEGQIVSDNMTVIRAFTRSGLGISSQPLYEIEDELQRGELIQLMPEWRPVASRLHAMTLERAMPEKNRQALRYLRDYFRRHTEKSLASGANGVFN
- a CDS encoding polyurethanase; its protein translation is MGIFNYQGLDEAKSKTLFTDAMAISTYAYHNIDNGFDEGYHSSGFGLGLPFTLVTALIGSTQSQGGLPGIPWNPDSEQAALAAVNNAGWSLISADQLGYQGKTDARGTYYGETFGYTTAQAEVLGKYDSEGNLTGIGIAFRGTSGPRESLITDTIGDLVNDLLAGFGPNGYADNYSLKAFGTLLGDVAKFAQAHGLSGDDITISGHSLGGLAVNSMAALSDGNWGGFYAQSNYVAFASPTQYETGGKVINVGYENDPVFRALDGTTRTSATLGVHDAPQDSATNNIVNFNDHYASAAWNILLFSILNIPTWLSHLPFFYQDGLMRVLNSEFYSLTSKDSTVIVSNLSDVTRGNTWVEDLNRNAEQHSGPTFIVGSDGNDLIKGGTGNDYLEGRAGNDTFRDDGGFNIISGGEGHNTLDLQHALKNTEVAYDGNTLYLRDADGGITLANSIGTLKSKESSLLIFTKEVDHQVTDNGLLSTKGLTAYASSANGTAADDVLTAKESGSWLFGLEGNDQLFGGKGNDVFVGGAGNDVMHSQGGSNTFLFSGDFGQDLIYGYQAQDKLVFIGTEGSSSGGNYRDFVSEVNDNLVFNFGGNTVTLVGIGFDSLSDGQVVLA
- a CDS encoding aldo/keto reductase, whose amino-acid sequence is MVNRIQLAPQGPEFSRMICGYWRLMEWGMSPQQLLAFIEQHIELGVTTADHADIYGGYACEQAFGEAMRLKPSLRQSMELVSKCGIATTAKPGNAIGHYITDREHIVYSAERSLAHLHTDYLDLLLIHRPDPLMDADEVAEAFVSLHQSGKVRHFGVSNFTPAQFTLLQSRLPFSLVTNQLEISPIHQPSILDGSLDQCQQLRIKPMAWSCLGGGRLFSDAEFQPLRDELQAVAKEIGADTIEQVVYAWVMRLPSAPLPIIGSGKIERVRSALKAQQLTLDRQQWFRIRKAALGYDVP